A single genomic interval of Mucilaginibacter robiniae harbors:
- a CDS encoding (Fe-S)-binding protein, which translates to MKVGLFIPCYVDQFYPGAAIATLQLLEKLGVDVVYPANQTCCGQPMANSGFEHLTGGCNELFIKNFSDFDYIVAPSGSCVLHVREHLYDNKQPEKAQETAHKVWELTSFLTDVLKVESLPSKFPHRVGMHQSCHGQRGLHLSSMTELVAPDFSKPGSLLKMVEGIDLIELDRKDECCGFGGTFCVTEEAVSAKMGKDRVADHLHHDAEYITGVDMSCLMHMEGILRRQGSKVKVIHIAEILNSEL; encoded by the coding sequence ATGAAAGTAGGCTTGTTTATACCTTGTTATGTTGACCAGTTTTACCCCGGCGCAGCTATTGCTACTTTGCAATTGTTGGAAAAGTTGGGGGTAGATGTGGTTTACCCGGCTAATCAAACCTGCTGCGGCCAGCCTATGGCCAATTCAGGTTTTGAGCATTTGACCGGTGGTTGTAATGAATTGTTTATTAAAAATTTTTCTGATTTCGATTATATCGTAGCCCCATCAGGTAGTTGTGTTTTGCACGTACGTGAACACTTATACGATAATAAGCAGCCTGAAAAAGCTCAGGAAACCGCACACAAAGTTTGGGAGTTAACTTCATTCTTAACCGATGTTTTGAAGGTAGAAAGCCTGCCTTCAAAGTTTCCACACCGGGTAGGTATGCACCAAAGCTGCCACGGTCAGCGTGGTTTGCACTTGAGTTCGATGACCGAGCTGGTAGCACCGGACTTTTCTAAACCTGGCAGCTTGCTGAAGATGGTAGAAGGCATTGATTTAATTGAACTGGACCGTAAAGATGAATGCTGCGGTTTTGGCGGTACCTTCTGCGTAACCGAAGAAGCCGTATCGGCCAAAATGGGTAAAGATCGAGTAGCTGATCATTTACACCACGATGCCGAATACATTACCGGTGTGGATATGTCATGCCTGATGCATATGGAAGGCATATTGCGCCGCCAGGGCAGCAAAGTGAAAGTTATTCATATTGCTGAGATATTGAATAGCGAATTATAA
- a CDS encoding FGGY-family carbohydrate kinase, with translation MPIPVIAVFDVGKTNKKLFLLDEDYNIVFEKSARFIETVDEDGDVCENLETLRSSVHDSLHEIYRMPQFDIRAINFSSYGASLVYVNEEGEPLAPLYNYLKAYPQQVKKQFYDTYGAPEQIAAETASPVLDSLNSGMQLYRIKYQKTDLFSQVKYALHLPQYLSSLVSGQAYSDITSIGCHTQLWDFVQNDYHSWVKEEHLRKKLAPIFPSNQALAMILNGKNCAVGIGLHDSSAALIPYLISFAEPFILLSTGTWCISLNPFNQQPLTAEELSSDCLSYMQYQGKPVKASRVFSGNEHEQQVKRISAWFGQSPAHYRTMPYQAEVIAALKEKYAPATTGTDSTGLITSGFAARDLAGFANDVEAYHQLILDLVDLQYSSTQLVLKGTQVKDIYVDGGFGKNEIFMNLLAQKFPDIQVWAASVAQATAVGTALAIHKSWNYKDLPNNLIQLKRYKALTHPVNI, from the coding sequence ATGCCCATACCTGTAATAGCTGTATTTGATGTAGGCAAAACCAACAAAAAATTGTTTCTGCTGGATGAAGACTACAATATTGTTTTTGAAAAATCGGCCAGGTTTATTGAAACGGTAGATGAGGATGGTGATGTTTGCGAAAACCTGGAAACCTTGCGTTCATCCGTTCATGATTCTTTACATGAAATTTATCGGATGCCGCAATTTGATATTCGCGCCATCAATTTTTCATCATACGGCGCCAGTTTAGTATATGTGAATGAAGAAGGGGAGCCGCTGGCTCCCCTATACAATTACCTGAAAGCGTATCCGCAACAGGTTAAAAAACAGTTTTATGATACTTACGGCGCTCCTGAACAAATTGCTGCCGAAACCGCATCACCTGTACTGGATAGCCTGAACTCAGGTATGCAACTGTATCGCATTAAGTACCAAAAAACTGATTTGTTCAGCCAGGTAAAATATGCCTTGCATTTACCGCAGTATTTAAGCTCGCTGGTATCAGGTCAGGCTTATTCAGATATTACCAGCATTGGCTGTCATACCCAGTTGTGGGATTTTGTACAGAACGATTACCATAGCTGGGTAAAGGAAGAACACCTGCGTAAAAAGCTGGCGCCCATATTTCCATCCAACCAGGCTTTAGCCATGATATTGAATGGAAAGAATTGCGCGGTAGGCATTGGCCTGCATGATAGCTCAGCAGCGCTTATTCCATATCTGATTAGCTTTGCTGAACCTTTTATCCTGCTTTCTACCGGTACCTGGTGTATAAGTTTAAATCCGTTTAACCAGCAGCCACTTACGGCCGAAGAGTTAAGCAGCGATTGTTTATCATACATGCAATACCAAGGCAAGCCGGTAAAAGCATCACGGGTGTTTTCCGGTAACGAGCATGAGCAGCAGGTGAAGCGTATATCGGCTTGGTTCGGTCAAAGCCCCGCACATTATCGTACCATGCCTTACCAGGCTGAAGTAATAGCTGCGCTGAAAGAAAAATATGCACCAGCTACAACAGGTACCGATAGTACGGGCTTAATTACTTCTGGCTTTGCAGCCAGAGATTTGGCTGGTTTTGCCAATGATGTGGAAGCTTATCACCAATTGATACTTGATTTGGTTGACCTGCAATATAGCTCTACCCAATTGGTGCTTAAAGGTACTCAAGTAAAAGATATTTATGTAGATGGCGGCTTTGGTAAAAACGAGATTTTTATGAATCTGCTGGCACAAAAATTTCCGGATATACAAGTGTGGGCAGCTTCCGTAGCGCAGGCCACAGCAGTAGGTACGGCGCTGGCTATTCATAAATCATGGAATTATAAAGACCTGCCGAATAATTTAATACAGTTAAAGCGTTATAAAGCTTTAACACACCCGGTAAATATATGA
- a CDS encoding TIM barrel protein, whose product MRLEKYQIAESNEQLRAKHQRQFEYIAADVKNLDDVMQKLMAFNIAIPSWALGTGGTRFGRFSGGGEPRSLEEKIEDVGLIHALNKSSNSISLHIPWDIPENAASIKALAAQHELRFDAVNSNTFQDQKDQQLSYKFGSLHHGDKGVRRHAVEHNIEVIKYGVELGSNALSVWLADGSSFPGQLNFRNAFQNTLESLQEIYDALPDNWKVWIEYKPYEPYFYSTTIGDWGQSLLLANKLGAKASTLVDLGHHLPNTNIEQIVSLLLMEGKLAGFHFNDSKYGDDDLTVGSINPYQLFLIFNELVEGMDARGMTHATDIGWMIDASHNLKDPIEDLLQSVEAIKMAYAQALLVDKEALVAAQQSNDVTKAQEILQHAYRTDVRPLVAEARLRAGGALQPLEVYRQFEVRKSLIGERGEKTVATGL is encoded by the coding sequence ATGAGATTAGAGAAGTATCAGATTGCGGAAAGCAATGAGCAACTGCGTGCCAAGCATCAGCGCCAGTTTGAATATATAGCGGCTGATGTAAAAAACCTGGATGATGTGATGCAAAAGCTTATGGCTTTTAATATAGCCATACCCAGCTGGGCATTAGGTACGGGTGGTACCCGTTTTGGCCGTTTTTCAGGAGGTGGAGAGCCTCGTAGCCTGGAAGAAAAAATTGAAGATGTAGGCTTAATTCATGCGCTGAATAAATCAAGCAATTCAATATCATTGCATATTCCGTGGGATATTCCTGAAAACGCTGCATCTATCAAAGCGCTGGCTGCCCAGCATGAATTACGTTTTGATGCCGTAAACTCTAATACTTTTCAGGATCAGAAAGATCAGCAACTGAGCTATAAATTTGGATCGCTGCACCACGGAGATAAAGGCGTACGCAGACATGCGGTTGAGCATAACATTGAAGTGATTAAATATGGCGTTGAACTAGGTTCTAACGCGTTATCTGTATGGTTGGCCGATGGCTCTAGTTTTCCGGGGCAGTTAAACTTCCGTAACGCTTTTCAAAATACCTTGGAAAGCTTACAAGAAATTTATGATGCCTTGCCTGACAACTGGAAAGTGTGGATAGAGTATAAACCTTACGAGCCTTACTTCTATTCAACTACAATTGGCGACTGGGGACAGTCATTGTTACTGGCTAACAAACTGGGTGCTAAAGCATCAACCCTGGTTGATTTGGGTCACCATTTACCGAATACCAATATTGAACAGATTGTATCATTGTTGCTGATGGAGGGCAAACTAGCAGGTTTCCACTTCAATGATTCTAAATACGGCGATGATGATTTAACCGTAGGCAGCATTAATCCTTACCAGCTATTCTTGATTTTCAACGAGCTGGTGGAAGGTATGGATGCCCGCGGCATGACCCACGCTACTGATATTGGCTGGATGATTGATGCTTCGCACAACCTGAAAGATCCGATTGAAGATTTACTGCAATCGGTAGAAGCGATAAAGATGGCTTATGCTCAGGCTTTACTGGTAGATAAAGAAGCACTGGTAGCAGCGCAGCAAAGTAATGACGTAACCAAAGCGCAGGAAATATTACAGCATGCTTACCGCACGGATGTGCGTCCGTTGGTAGCCGAAGCACGTTTACGTGCAGGTGGCGCTTTACAACCTTTGGAAGTTTACCGGCAGTTTGAGGTGCGTAAAAGCCTGATTGGTGAAAGAGGTGAGAAAACAGTAGCTACCGGATTATAA
- a CDS encoding bifunctional aldolase/short-chain dehydrogenase produces the protein MSVNTTEFKHVSYLWDDAKAAELAGDEVALLIYRSNLLGADLRLTNYGGGNTSCKVMDKDPLTGQQVEVMWIKGSGGDIGTLKKSGLAALYVDRLRSLKNVYRGIEHEDEMVELFNHSIFDLNSKAPSIDTPLHGFLPFKHIDHLHPDAAIAIAAAKDGKQITEELFGGTIGWVEWQRPGFDLGLQLKECLDSSPNIRGIMLGSHGLFTWGDTAYESYINTLEVIEKCAEYLEQNYGKKGPVFGGQKIQSLDEAGRKKQAAALAPVLRGFCSSNTKMIGHFTDDARVLEFTNSNDLDRLAPMGTSCPDHFLRTKISPLVLDLTPDADLSDVAALKEKLTPAFEAYRQMYTDYYNTCKHDNSPGVRDTNPVVILYPGVGMFTFSKDKQTARVAAEFYINAINVMKGAEAISEYTSLPRQEAFDIEYWLLEEAKLQRMPKPKALSGRIALITGSAGGIGKAIAKKLVQEGAVVILNDMNAERLAGAGEEFKGLFGKDSYTTAVLDVTNAAQIQEAMDIAALAFGGVDLIVNNAGLSISKSIADHTEKDWDLLYDVLVKGQFLVTQASVAVMKKQGTGGDIINIVSKNALVSGPNNAGYGSAKAAQLHLSRLNAAELGPDKIRVNVVNPDAVISDSNIWAGGWAEGRAKAYGITVEELPAYYAKRTLLNEIILPDDIANACFALTGGLLNKSTGNVINVDGGVAAGFVR, from the coding sequence ATGTCTGTGAATACAACTGAATTTAAACATGTAAGCTACCTGTGGGATGATGCCAAGGCGGCAGAATTAGCTGGCGACGAAGTAGCCCTGCTAATTTATCGTTCAAACCTGCTGGGAGCAGATTTGCGTTTAACCAATTACGGTGGCGGCAACACTTCCTGCAAAGTAATGGATAAGGATCCTTTAACCGGTCAGCAGGTAGAAGTTATGTGGATTAAAGGTTCGGGTGGTGATATAGGTACTTTAAAAAAGAGTGGCTTAGCAGCTTTGTATGTTGACCGCTTGCGTAGCCTGAAAAATGTTTACCGCGGCATTGAGCATGAGGATGAAATGGTGGAGCTATTTAACCACAGCATATTCGACCTGAACTCTAAGGCGCCTTCTATTGATACGCCTTTGCATGGCTTTTTGCCTTTCAAACATATTGACCACTTGCACCCTGATGCAGCCATTGCTATTGCCGCTGCTAAAGATGGTAAGCAAATTACCGAAGAGCTTTTTGGCGGTACTATTGGCTGGGTAGAATGGCAACGCCCTGGTTTCGATTTAGGTTTGCAGCTGAAAGAATGCTTAGATAGCAGTCCGAACATTCGTGGCATTATGCTGGGTTCGCACGGTTTATTTACCTGGGGCGATACCGCTTATGAAAGTTATATCAATACGCTGGAAGTCATTGAAAAATGCGCCGAGTACCTGGAACAAAACTATGGTAAAAAAGGCCCCGTATTTGGCGGTCAGAAAATACAAAGCCTGGATGAAGCCGGTCGTAAAAAACAGGCTGCTGCACTGGCGCCAGTATTACGTGGTTTCTGCTCTAGCAACACCAAAATGATTGGTCATTTTACCGATGATGCCCGTGTGCTGGAGTTTACCAATTCAAACGATCTGGATCGTTTAGCACCAATGGGAACCAGTTGTCCCGATCACTTTTTGCGCACCAAAATTAGTCCGCTGGTGCTGGATTTAACTCCAGATGCTGATTTGAGCGATGTGGCTGCCTTAAAAGAAAAGCTGACGCCAGCTTTTGAGGCTTACCGCCAAATGTACACCGACTATTACAACACCTGCAAACACGATAATAGCCCCGGTGTTCGTGATACCAATCCGGTAGTAATATTATATCCGGGTGTAGGTATGTTTACCTTCTCGAAAGATAAGCAAACTGCCCGTGTAGCTGCCGAATTTTATATCAACGCTATTAATGTAATGAAAGGTGCTGAGGCTATTTCTGAATATACCTCATTGCCCCGGCAAGAAGCTTTTGATATAGAATACTGGTTACTGGAAGAAGCTAAATTGCAACGTATGCCTAAGCCTAAAGCCTTATCGGGCCGTATTGCTTTAATTACGGGCAGTGCAGGTGGTATTGGTAAAGCTATTGCTAAAAAGCTGGTGCAGGAAGGCGCTGTAGTTATTCTGAATGATATGAACGCTGAGCGCTTGGCTGGTGCCGGCGAAGAGTTTAAAGGCTTGTTCGGTAAAGATTCATACACCACTGCGGTGTTAGATGTAACCAATGCTGCACAGATACAGGAAGCTATGGACATTGCTGCTTTAGCTTTCGGTGGTGTAGATTTAATTGTGAACAATGCTGGCCTTTCTATCTCTAAAAGTATTGCCGACCATACCGAAAAAGATTGGGACTTGTTGTATGATGTATTGGTGAAAGGCCAGTTCCTGGTTACACAAGCTTCAGTAGCGGTAATGAAAAAACAAGGCACTGGTGGCGATATTATCAATATCGTGAGCAAGAATGCTTTGGTAAGCGGTCCGAACAATGCAGGTTATGGCAGTGCTAAAGCAGCACAGCTACACCTAAGCCGCTTAAATGCGGCCGAATTGGGCCCTGATAAAATTCGTGTGAATGTAGTAAATCCTGATGCTGTAATCAGTGATAGTAATATATGGGCTGGCGGCTGGGCCGAAGGTCGTGCCAAAGCTTACGGTATTACCGTTGAAGAGTTACCGGCTTACTATGCTAAACGTACACTGTTAAACGAAATTATTTTACCTGATGACATTGCTAATGCTTGCTTTGCCCTTACCGGCGGCCTGCTGAACAAATCAACTGGTAACGTAATTAACGTGGATGGTGGTGTAGCTGCCGGATTTGTTCGTTAA
- the rhaT gene encoding L-rhamnose/proton symporter RhaT yields the protein MQAIFGVIFHFIGGFASGSFYIPYKKVKGWAWESFWIVGGLFSWLIVPPLAAWLTIPGFTEIIKHTNGHILMLTYMFGLLWGIGGLTYGLGVRYLGVALGSSVILGLCSIFGSLIPSIYYDFYPKEGKDTLSILLHNHWGQMVLLGILVCVLGIVICGRAGVMKERELSVDREVAVNNTEYNFSLGLIVAIISGVLSACFAFGIDAGKDMANEANNIWKATHPGQGEFLFQNNVTYVVILWGGLTTNFIWCMFLNARNRTFGDYLNKKTPLTANYLFSALAGTTWFLQFFFYGMGESRLGNGPSSWILHMAFIILIANIWGLVLKEWKGVSRKALATVVAGILTIILSVLIVGYGNSIKP from the coding sequence ATGCAAGCTATATTTGGCGTAATATTTCATTTTATCGGTGGTTTTGCCTCAGGCAGCTTTTACATTCCCTACAAAAAAGTAAAAGGTTGGGCTTGGGAAAGCTTCTGGATTGTAGGCGGGCTGTTCTCCTGGCTTATTGTTCCGCCGCTGGCAGCATGGCTAACTATTCCTGGTTTTACCGAAATCATTAAACATACCAACGGGCACATATTGATGCTTACCTACATGTTTGGCTTGTTGTGGGGTATAGGCGGACTTACCTATGGTTTGGGTGTACGTTACTTGGGTGTGGCACTAGGCAGTTCGGTAATATTGGGTTTATGCTCCATTTTCGGATCGCTCATTCCATCAATTTATTATGATTTTTACCCGAAAGAAGGAAAAGATACGTTAAGTATATTGTTGCATAACCATTGGGGCCAAATGGTGTTGCTGGGCATTTTGGTTTGTGTGCTGGGCATTGTTATTTGCGGCCGTGCTGGGGTAATGAAAGAACGCGAACTAAGCGTTGACCGGGAAGTGGCTGTTAACAATACTGAATACAATTTCAGCCTGGGGTTGATTGTGGCTATTATTTCGGGTGTACTAAGTGCCTGCTTTGCTTTTGGTATTGATGCCGGTAAAGATATGGCTAATGAAGCGAATAATATATGGAAAGCTACGCACCCGGGACAGGGCGAGTTTCTGTTTCAGAATAACGTAACCTATGTAGTGATATTATGGGGTGGCCTTACTACCAATTTTATATGGTGTATGTTCCTGAACGCTCGCAACCGCACCTTTGGCGACTATTTAAATAAGAAAACCCCGTTAACAGCTAACTACCTGTTTTCGGCTTTGGCAGGTACCACCTGGTTTTTGCAGTTTTTCTTTTATGGTATGGGCGAAAGCCGGTTAGGTAACGGGCCAAGTTCTTGGATTTTGCATATGGCTTTTATCATATTAATTGCCAATATATGGGGCTTGGTGCTGAAAGAATGGAAGGGTGTAAGCCGTAAAGCATTAGCTACGGTAGTTGCCGGTATATTAACAATCATTTTATCTGTGTTGATTGTAGGATACGGTAACTCTATTAAACCTTAA
- a CDS encoding GntR family transcriptional regulator: MKPASFLEYIEIDYYSSTPKYLQLANSIAKAVRDNKLYKNDILPSINELNYNFEISRDTAEKAYKHLKSIGILGSVPGKGYYIKSTEAIQQFKVFLLFNKLSTHKKIIYDALVAGLDNQAAIDLYIYNNDYALFKKFLENAGDDYTHYVIVSHFLEGGENAHELINRIPKDKLILLDKLIKGVDGDCAAVYENFEKDIFSALEQALPQLRKYHTIKITFPESTYFPNEILQGCSNFCTQYGFHYKVAHQVETEPIDAGEAFITLMEHDVVTLVERILQTDLQVGKDVGVISYNETPLKKIILNGLTTISTDFQKMGEVTAQLILNHHCSHIEIPFYLRLRASL; the protein is encoded by the coding sequence ATGAAACCTGCTTCTTTTTTAGAGTATATCGAGATTGACTACTATTCGTCGACACCTAAATATTTACAGCTGGCTAACTCCATTGCTAAAGCTGTACGTGATAATAAATTGTACAAAAACGATATTCTGCCTTCTATTAACGAGCTGAACTACAACTTTGAAATTTCACGAGATACTGCCGAAAAGGCCTATAAACATCTGAAATCTATTGGCATATTGGGTTCAGTTCCGGGTAAGGGCTATTATATCAAGAGTACGGAGGCCATACAGCAGTTTAAAGTTTTTTTATTGTTCAATAAACTAAGTACCCACAAAAAAATTATTTATGATGCGCTGGTTGCCGGTTTAGACAACCAGGCCGCTATTGATTTATATATTTACAACAACGACTACGCTCTGTTCAAAAAGTTTCTGGAAAATGCAGGTGATGATTATACTCATTACGTAATAGTAAGTCATTTTTTGGAAGGTGGTGAAAATGCGCACGAGCTAATTAACAGAATACCTAAAGACAAACTGATTTTACTGGATAAACTGATTAAGGGAGTAGATGGCGACTGCGCTGCCGTATATGAAAACTTCGAAAAAGATATTTTCAGTGCACTGGAGCAGGCGCTACCGCAATTGCGTAAGTACCATACTATAAAAATTACTTTTCCAGAAAGCACCTACTTCCCTAATGAGATATTACAGGGATGTAGTAACTTTTGTACCCAATACGGTTTTCATTACAAAGTAGCGCACCAGGTAGAAACCGAACCTATTGATGCTGGCGAAGCATTTATTACCTTAATGGAACATGATGTAGTAACCTTGGTAGAGCGTATTTTGCAAACTGATTTGCAAGTGGGTAAAGACGTAGGCGTAATTTCTTACAACGAAACACCATTGAAGAAGATCATCTTGAATGGCTTAACTACCATTTCTACCGATTTTCAGAAAATGGGCGAAGTTACCGCACAACTCATTTTAAACCATCATTGCAGCCATATTGAAATTCCGTTTTATTTAAGATTACGGGCTTCTTTATAA
- the hemN gene encoding oxygen-independent coproporphyrinogen III oxidase: protein MYHQLSQKYNVAAPRYTSYPTVPYWDNDLFSANTWEASVKKSFQQANQQDGISLYVHLPYCESLCTYCGCNTRITKNHGVELPYINTVLQEWRMYRNIVQAKPVIREIHLGGGTPTFFNAENLEYLIKGLLSNCEVHPEAEFSFEAHPQNTTEEHLQTLYNLGFRRLSLGIQDFNPKVQQIINRIQSVEQVQTVTEAARRIGYTSINYDLIYGLPLQTLAGLTDTIDKVAELKPDRIAFYSYAHVPWIKPSQRMFTELDLPDANLKQLLYESGRSLLKAAGYYEVGMDHFALHTDSLFRAEMEGSLHRNFMGYTNQYTQLMIGLGVSSISDSWYGFAQNVKKVEEYQQMVANGQLPVVKGHDLTDDDLIIRRHILNIMCKGKTTWNLHTETCEALVECLERLQPLVDDGLIELSSWELKVTALGRRFLRNICMAFDARLWANKPSSQLFSMAG, encoded by the coding sequence ATGTATCATCAGTTATCTCAAAAATACAACGTGGCTGCGCCGCGTTACACCAGTTATCCTACCGTGCCTTACTGGGATAATGATTTGTTTTCTGCCAATACTTGGGAAGCATCTGTAAAAAAATCTTTTCAGCAGGCTAACCAGCAAGATGGTATTAGTTTGTATGTGCATTTGCCTTACTGCGAAAGCTTGTGTACTTATTGCGGCTGCAATACCCGCATCACTAAAAACCACGGGGTTGAGCTACCGTATATTAATACCGTTTTGCAAGAATGGCGCATGTACCGCAATATTGTGCAGGCTAAACCCGTAATACGCGAAATACACTTAGGAGGGGGCACACCAACCTTTTTCAATGCCGAAAATCTGGAATATCTGATTAAAGGTTTGCTGTCAAATTGTGAGGTGCACCCGGAAGCTGAGTTTAGCTTTGAAGCACATCCGCAAAATACTACTGAAGAACATTTACAAACTTTATATAACCTAGGCTTTCGTCGTTTAAGTTTGGGCATACAAGATTTTAATCCAAAAGTTCAGCAAATCATCAACCGCATACAAAGTGTTGAGCAGGTACAAACAGTTACTGAAGCTGCACGCCGTATAGGTTATACATCTATCAATTATGATTTGATTTACGGTTTGCCGCTGCAAACTTTAGCTGGCTTAACCGATACTATTGATAAAGTAGCCGAACTAAAACCCGACCGTATTGCCTTTTACAGCTATGCGCATGTGCCTTGGATAAAGCCCAGCCAGCGTATGTTTACCGAACTGGATTTACCCGATGCCAACTTAAAGCAGTTGTTGTATGAAAGCGGCCGCAGCCTGTTAAAAGCAGCCGGCTACTATGAAGTTGGTATGGACCACTTTGCTTTGCATACCGATAGCCTTTTCCGGGCCGAAATGGAGGGCTCGTTGCACCGTAATTTTATGGGCTATACCAACCAATATACCCAGTTAATGATTGGCTTGGGCGTTTCATCTATCAGCGATTCTTGGTATGGCTTTGCACAAAATGTAAAAAAGGTGGAAGAGTACCAGCAAATGGTAGCAAACGGACAGTTGCCGGTAGTGAAAGGACACGACTTAACCGACGATGATTTGATAATACGCCGGCATATTCTGAATATTATGTGTAAAGGTAAAACCACATGGAACCTGCACACTGAAACTTGCGAAGCCTTAGTAGAATGCCTGGAGCGCCTGCAGCCTCTGGTTGATGATGGCCTGATTGAGCTAAGCTCATGGGAGTTAAAGGTTACTGCTTTAGGTCGCCGGTTTTTACGTAATATATGTATGGCTTTCGATGCACGCTTATGGGCCAATAAGCCTTCTTCTCAGCTATTTAGTATGGCTGGATAA
- a CDS encoding 2-hydroxyacid dehydrogenase has product MKAVAYSVKPFEKEFLAKANQKKHDITLISNPLSFETAAYAEGKDAVIVFTNDDVSAPVVNRLANLGVKYIVTRSTGTDHIDRECAGTHGIKLANVPSYSPQAIAEHTAALALALNRRLVKADEHSHHFDFRNDMLMGFNFYQKTVGLIGIGHIGQAVANIFNGFGCKVIAHDVAFPSSAQNIEQVSLDTLLAQSDIISLHVPLTLDTRYIINKDTLAQMKNCVMLLNTSRGALINTADVLEALDSGKVGYLGIDVYEHEKGLFFEDHEHDTRKDPLLTDLLSRSNVMVTPHQAYLTREAMQEIANQTIRNLDQWQQSKCVGKACVCAKNCRAVTPIEIPAAVTATVKI; this is encoded by the coding sequence ATGAAAGCGGTAGCTTATAGTGTTAAACCTTTTGAAAAGGAATTTCTGGCCAAAGCCAACCAGAAAAAGCATGATATTACACTTATATCAAACCCATTAAGTTTTGAAACTGCCGCTTATGCAGAGGGGAAAGATGCAGTAATTGTATTTACTAACGATGATGTTTCGGCGCCGGTAGTGAACCGCTTGGCTAACTTAGGGGTTAAATACATTGTAACCCGCTCAACCGGTACCGATCATATTGACAGAGAGTGTGCGGGTACGCATGGTATAAAACTGGCTAATGTACCTTCTTACTCACCGCAAGCCATTGCCGAGCATACCGCAGCTTTAGCCTTGGCTTTGAACCGCCGCTTGGTCAAAGCCGATGAGCATAGCCACCATTTTGATTTCAGAAATGATATGCTGATGGGCTTCAACTTTTACCAAAAAACAGTTGGGCTGATTGGTATAGGGCATATTGGGCAGGCTGTAGCCAATATTTTTAATGGTTTTGGCTGCAAAGTAATTGCCCATGATGTGGCTTTCCCATCGTCAGCACAAAATATTGAGCAGGTAAGTCTGGATACTTTACTGGCACAGTCTGATATTATATCATTGCATGTTCCCTTAACCCTTGATACTCGTTACATTATCAATAAAGACACCCTGGCGCAAATGAAGAACTGCGTTATGCTGCTGAATACTTCGCGCGGTGCATTGATAAACACGGCAGATGTGCTGGAAGCTTTAGATAGCGGCAAAGTAGGTTATTTAGGTATTGATGTGTACGAGCATGAAAAAGGCTTGTTTTTTGAAGACCACGAGCATGATACCCGTAAAGACCCCTTGTTAACTGATCTGTTATCCCGTAGTAACGTAATGGTAACTCCGCATCAGGCTTACTTAACCCGTGAGGCCATGCAAGAAATTGCCAACCAAACCATTCGCAACCTGGATCAATGGCAGCAAAGTAAATGTGTGGGTAAAGCCTGCGTTTGTGCCAAAAACTGCCGTGCTGTTACACCCATTGAAATACCTGCAGCAGTAACCGCAACTGTAAAAATCTAA